Sequence from the Deltaproteobacteria bacterium genome:
AATACTGCCGGAGCCATTCGATAAGGTTCAGATCGGTTTCAAAATAGGGCCCATTGTCACGGGGGAAGAACGACGGCACAGCAGTAGAGCCCCATTCAACCGTTCCGCTGTCGGGCTGAAGCGTCCCTTCGAGAATCTGGAACAGAACGGTGGCAGGCAGGCTGCTCTTACCCACAAAGGCGATCTTCTCGCCCCGCTGCACGGAAAGGGAGAAGTTTTCCAGCACTTTCTGGTCTTCCACGGCCTTGGTCAGCCCCGCAACGGATAGAATGGAGCGGCCTGATTCGCGCTCGGCCTTGAACAGGATAGACGGATAGCGCCGGGATGAAGGCTTGATCTCATCCAGCGAGATCTTGTCCAGCAGCCGCTTGCGGCTCGTCGCCTGACGGGCCTTGGAAGCATTGGCGCTGAACCGGGCGATAAACTCCTTGAGTTCCTTGATCTTCTCTTCCTTCTGCTTGTTCTGGTCCTGCGTCTGGCGGAGCGCCAGCTGCGATGCCTGGTACCAGAACGAATAGTTGCCCGTGTAGAGCCGGATCTTCTGGTAATCGATATCGAGAATATGGGTGCAAACCCGGTCCAGAAAATGTCGGTCATGCGAAACGACAATCACCGTGTTCTGGAAGTTGTACAGAAACTCCTCGAGCCAGAGGATCGAATCGGGATCCAGGCCGTTCGTGGGCTCATCCATCAGGAGCACGTCGGGATTTCCGAACAGCGCCTGTGCCAGCAGCACCCGGACCTTGAGGGCCCCGTCCAGATCACGCATCTTCATCTCGTGCAGGGGTTCGGGAATCCCCAGGTTGCTGAGGAGCGATGCGGCTTCGCTCACCGCTTCCCACCCGCCAATCTCGGTAAACTGTGCCTCAAGATCGGCCGTCCGCATGCCGTCGGCATCGGAGAAGTCGGGCTTGGCATACAGCGCGTCCCGCTCGGTCATGATGCCATACAGCTTTTCATGGCCGCGGATCACGGTATTGATGACCGTAAAGTCGTCAAACTCGAACTGGTTCTGGCGGAGGAAGCTGACCCGCGACCCCTTGGCAGTGTGGACCTTGCCCGTGTCGGGATCGATCTCCCCGGACAGTATCTTCAGGAACGTGGACTTTCCCGCTCCATTGGCCCCAATCACCCCATAACAGTTGCCCGGTGTGAACTCGGTGGTAACGTCCTCGAACAGCGTTCTGGCTCCAAACCGGAGCGTGATGTTGTCGGCACTAATCACGGCGGCCCCACTAGCCAAATCCGCCCCCGGAATACAAGTTTTGCGGGGATGAGCCATCTGTGAGCAAGCACGCAGCCAGCCCTTCCAACCATCTTCTCCGGTCCATAAACCGGACGTGGGACTGTTACGAGCGGTGCCGCAGTCGCTATCGCCGCAAGGGCAGCGAGCGGTCCATCCACGATCTCCGGGTCGCCACTCGCCGGCTTCTCGCCATGTTCGATCTCTACGGACCGCTTCTCGGCGATGACGGGGCGGATATGGTCAAAAAGGCCCGTAAACGTGCCAAGGAGGATATGGGAAGCCTCGGCCCACTCCGGGATGCCCAGGTCCAGCTCCGGCTTCTGCCGTCGGTTCTTTCTGTCAACGCCCCTCTGGAACCGCTCGTAAAAGAGCTCCGGTCCGAAGAGAAAAAACTTTCCAAGAAACGAGTCCCGGCCCGGAAGGCCGGGACACCAAAGTCTATCCGCCGCGCCGTCAGGCAGATTCGCAGCCTGACCCAAAAGGCAGGCACCCGGGACGAGACTTCGACGGCGCTCGCCATCTCGCTCGGCCGGATTTCCAGGCGGGAGTTCCAGAAGGTTGTCCGGCTGGCCGCACTGGTAGACGCAGACGAGCCCGTGACCATTCACCGACTCCGTGTGCCGTTCAAGAAGTTCCGTTACATGCGAGAGTTCATGGCCAGTGTGCCGCCCGGCGTCAGCCGTCAGCAGATCGGCTCGATGCGCCGGTTTCAGGCGGCCATGGGCGCCGTGCAGGATATCTGTGTGCTGGAGAAACGGATCGCCAGTTACAGTGGGGCCGCACCGGCGCCCCTGAAATCCGGCGCAAAGGCCGCCCTGCGGAAAGTCCGTTCCGAACGGGACCGGCGCATCCGGGAGTTTATTCAGTTGCTGCCGGAGCTGGAATCGTTCCGGGAACCGCCTGAAACGATGCGCTCAAGCTGGCGGCCGTGAACACCGCTGAGGAGAAGCAGGGACAGCGCCGCCCCCACCAACGCGAGGAACATGTCCCACTGGGTATCCCACTCGTCGCCCTGCATCCCCAGGAATTCGTTGGCGCCCTGCCCGATAATCACGGCGGCAAGCCACTCCATCAGTTCATAGACGGCACTGAAGGCAAGACAGAAGCTCACTACGATAAAGAACAGCCACTTGCCGGGTTTCAGCGGCGTCAGGCGCAGCAGCAGTTCCCTCGCCAGGATCGCCGGAACAAACCCCTGCACGAAGTGGCCGAACCGATCATAGGGATTACGACTCAGGGAGAAGACATCGCGCATCCAGTCGCCTGCCGGAACCCGTGCGTAGGTGTAATGTCCGCCCAGGATCAGCCCCAGCGAGTGAAAGAACAGGAGCCGGTAGAGCAGCGGCGTCAGCGGGAACCGGTCGAAGGTCAGAATAGCCAGCGGGAGTCCGATCAAGACGGGCAGCACTTCCAGGAACCAGGTGAGCCGGTCAAACGGGCTCCAGCCTGAAAGAACCAGCGCCAGCACCGTCAGGGCGACAAGGGCGATCCGTTCAGCGCGAGAGCTGGTCACGGAGATGCGGGTTCCACGGCACCGTCAGCCGGGCTGCTGTCGCTGGTCCCGTGCTCTATCTGGACGGGAAGCGCTTCGCGGTGCTCGCGGGCCCGCCAGATGACAAAACCCACTGACAGCACGGCCAGCCAGACGGCGATCAGGCCCGCCAGGATGCCGATGATCCGGACCCGGCGCTCCCGTTCTTCGGGCGTTTCCTCTGGAACTTCGTTGGCTGGATCGCTCATCGCGGATTCATGAACGGCCGGCAGCGGGACGTGCAAGCGCCGCCCCTACTCCCCGTCCGGCATGATCCGGAGCAGGTGGCCGAGCTTGTCGCGCTTGGTCTTCAGGTAACGCAGGTTTTCCTGGCTGGGCTCGATCTCGATGGGAACACGGTCAACCACTTCCATCCCATAGGCTTCGAGCCCGACGATCTTCTTGGGATTGTTGGTCATGAGGCGGAGCTTCTTCAGCCCCAGGTCCACGAGAATCTGCGCGCCAATGCCGAAATCCCTCAGATCCGGCTTGAACCCGAGAGCGATATTGGCTTCCACCGTGTCCATGCCGCCGTCCTGGAGGTTGTAGGCCTTGATCTTGTTCGCCAGCCCAATACCGCGGCCCTCCTGGATGAGGTACAGGACAACACCCTTCCCGGCGCGCTCCACCATGCGCATGGCAGCGTGAAGCTGCTCTCCGCAATCGCACCGGAGCGAATTGAAGATGTCGCCCGTGACGCATGACGAATGGACCCGCACCAGCGTCGGCTCGCCGTCGGTCACATCGCCCTTGATGAGCGCCACATGTTCATGGCTGTCCACGTCATTGTGGTAGACGATGATCCTGAACTCGCCATACTGGGTCGGCAGGCGGCCCTCCGAGACGCGATGAACGAGCCGCTCCTTCCAGAGCCGGTACCGGATGATGTCGGCAACCGAGATGATCTTGAGATTCCATTCGGCGGCAAACCGTTCGAGGTCCGGCATCCGGGCCATGGTGCCGTCGTCCTTCATGATCTCGCAGATGACACCGTAGGGTTTCACACCCGCCATTCGGCAGATATCGACCGAGCCTTCGGTCTGTCCCGTGCGCTGGAGCACGCCGCCCGGACGGGCGATCAGGGGAAATACATGGCCGGGGCGGGACAGATCGCTGGCGGTAGAACTGTCATCAATCGCCACATGGATGGTACGCGCCCGGTCGGCGGCGCTGATGCCGGTCGTCACGCCCGTACGCGCCTCGATGGAAACAGTGAACGCCGTGCCGAACTGGGACGTGTTTTCGCGGACCATCAGGGGAAGGTTCAGGTGCCCGGCACGTTCTTCGGTCAGGGTAAGACAGATCAGCCCCCGGCCATGTTTGGCCATGAAGTTCACAGCCTCGGGGGTGGCGAACTGGGCCGCCATCACGAGATCGCCCTCGTTCTCGCGGTCCTCATCATCAACCATGATGATCATCTTGCCTTCGCGCAGGTCGCGCATGGCGTCTTCGACACGGCTCAACGGCATAGAGGGAACTCCCGCGCACCCGGGAACAGTTCAGGCCGGATCAGCCGGTCCCGACCGGTGGATGGGGTGGCCCCTGAAAACTCCGCGGGTTTCCGCGGCGGGGCGCTTGAGGCGCCGGGGGACACTGGAATCCACCCCCCGGGTGCTGGATGTAACCCTATTCCAAAAATCCGTGTTCGGCCAGAAACCTGAGATCAATCTTCGAACCCCCGGCTTTCCCGGCCACGGCAGGCCCAAGCCGGACCGCGAGCAGCCGCTCGACGTATTTGGCCAGCACGTCCGCCTCAAGATTGACCGGATCGCCCTTTTTGAGCGTGCCCAAGGCTGTTTCGGACCAGGTGACCGGAATGATGTTGACGGTAAACTCCGCCCCTTGAACCTCGTTCACGGTCAGCGATACCCCGTCCACCGCCACCGAACCCTTGGGTATCAGGTACGGGGCGATGGTATCCGGCACCCGGAAGGTGAGCTTGTGGCTCTCGCCCACAGGTTCGGCCGACAGCAGTTCGCCGACGCCATCCACGTGGCCCTGAACGATATGCCCCCCGAGCCGATCAGCTGCCCGGAGCGCCCGTTCGAGATTCACTTCCGATCCCACGGCGACGCTGCCCAGTTTCGTCTTGTTCAGGGATTCGCGGGAGACATCGGCCTCAAAGCCGTCCCTGTGAATCTTCGTTACCGTGAGGCATGTGCCGCTCACGGCGATGCTCTCACCCAATTCAAAATCGCCGGTATCCAGTTTCGTCTGGACCGTCAGGACAACTCCCGCCGTTTCGCCCCCCGGCAGCGCCCGGCGGCCGGTTATCTTCCCACGGTCAATGATGAGGCCGGTGAACATGGCTTGAACCTACCTTGCCCGGTAGCGGCGGTCGAGTTCGCCCGTAACGAGGAGATCATTACCCAGCCGCTCGGTCGCCAGATCGCGGACCGGTATCGCCCCCGCCAGTTTTTCCACGCCGGAACCGCCGAGCACGCCCGGTGCCAGCGCGCCGCCGATGATTCTGGGGGCGAGAAAAAGGGCGAACCGGTCGGCAAGTCCCAGTTCGATCAGGCTCCACCCGAGCGTGGGACCGCCTTCGACCAGTACGCCCGTTATCCGTTCCAGACCCAGGTACCGCCACAGGCGGGGCAGGTCCACCTGTCCGTTCCGGTCAGTCAGCTCCACGACGCGGGCGCCGGCCTTTTCCAGCACCCGGCGGCGGGCCGCTCCACCCCGCCCGGTGGTGGCGATGATCTTTTTCGTCCGGCGGTTACGGAACAGCCTGGCCGTGGGAGGCGTCCGGAGGCGCGAATCGACGATGACAACAGCCGGATCGGCGCCGGTCCGGCGGGTGAACCGCACGTTCAGTTCTGGATCGTCGGCCAGCACAGTGCCCACGCCCACGCAAACGGCATCATAAAGGTCGCGCCACTCGTGAACCCGGCGGAGCGACTCCCTGCCGGTGATGTATTTCGACTGGCCCGTGCGGGTGGCGATCTTCCCGTCCAGCGAGGCGGCGAGCTTCACCACCGTAAATGGCGTCCCGGTTCCGGCCCAGGTGAGGAAGATTTCGTTCAGCCGCCCGGCTTCGTCCTTCAGGATGCCCGTCGTTACTTCAATCCCCGACCTGCGGAGCCGCTGCAGGGCCCCGTCAGCCTTGGGGTGCGGATCATCCGACGCGATGACCACCCGTTTGACCCCGGCCGCAATCAGTCCCGACGTGCAGGGTGGCACCTGGCCCTCAAGGTTGCAGGGGGTGAGCGTCACATAGACCGTTGCCCCCTTCGCCCGGCGTCCGGCCCTTGCGAGCGCCTCGGCCTCGGCGTGCGGCAGGCCCGGACCCCGGTGGTAGCCCTCGGCGATGATTTTGCCGCCCTTTACCACCACCGAGCCGACGATGGGGTTCGGCGAAGTCTTCCCCTTGCCCCGGGCTGCCAGTTCCAGCGCACGGGCCATGAACTTCCGGTCCGCTTCACGCTGCGGATGGAGCTTGACGGGCCGGGCCGGGCGTTTGGGACCGCTCATGTGCCGGTATATAGCACAGAGCCCTCTCTGTTCGCCCCGCCCCCCGATCGTGGTTACAATGTCCCTTGCGCCCTGGAACGGCGGGTGGTCGCGTCAGGGGTTGGCAGCTTGCTGCCGGCCGCCTGCCGAGGAACTTCCGGACTCCGTGGGACCGGACGCCGGCTAACGGCCGGGAGCCGAAAGGCTACGGAAAGTGCAACAGAGAACAGTCCGCCGATGGCCCCGCAAGGGGATCAGGCAAGGGTGAAACGGTGCGGTAAGAGCGCACCCGGCACCGGGGCGACCCGGACCGTGGCAAACCCCGTCCGGAGCAAGATCAAATAGGTGCGCGCTGGTAGGCGAGAGTCCCCGCCGAAGCGCACGGGTAGATCGCTTGAGGGCGCCGGCAACGGCGTTCCCAGATGGATGACCACCGCCCCGCAAGGGGGACAGGATCCGGAGTACAGCCGTTCCAGGGCGCACTTTAGATGAAGGAATCCGGATGAAAACGACTGGCGGATTCGCGGCCATATTGATCCTTTTGCTCCCGGCCTGCGCCCCGAAGGCAATGCCGTTCGACGCCATGGATTTCGACCCGGAACCGGCGCAACTCCAGACGCTGCACGGCGGATTTCTTTTTCCCGCCGGCACGCTCAAGGCTGAAATTGTCCTCACCGAAGCCCGGCAGAGCATCTATTTACAGGACGGGTTCGGAAACCCGGTGGAGACCTTGCCCGAACGCTGCCGGGGGCTCGTGATCCGGCGGGGGACCAGCGAACGCTGGGAAGAGTTCTGGTTCGCCCGCTCAGGAGATGAACCCGGCGCCTTTCATGCGACGGAACTCAGGGAAGCGGTGATCCGCGGCGTCACCGGGCATCTCCTGTTCCGCGACTGCCCAGCGGAAGGGGCGGCCGACGCCGTTATCCGCATCGACCCGCCACGGGACTACTACGCCCGGCACGGCGGCAGGGTTTACACAAACGCCGACTACCTGATCGAAGTGGTGAGGAAGGACGACCTCGTGAAATTCTATGTCTCGACGCCGGAACAGCCCTCCATCGACGTCTCGAAGATCGGCCTAGCCCTGCTCTATGACTCCCGCGGACGTTCGCTTCCGGTGGCCCGCTCACGGGACGGAGCGTTCCTGTATGCCCGCGTCCCGGCCCGTCCTGGCCGCGGCCGGCTCATGTTCCATCTGTTCAACGAGGAACTGGACCTGCAGGTCGAGTGGTAGCCCTCACTGCCACTTCCAGTCCTTGTACCGGTCCCTGAGGGCGGTCTTCAGGAACTTGCCCGTGGAGGTGCGTGGAATCGCGTCAGCGAACTCCACCGCGTCAGGAAGCCACCACTTGGCGAACCGCGATGCCAGATACTGCCTGATGTCGTCAGCAGTCGCCTTCTGGCCATCCTTCAGCACGACGACGGCCAGCGGCCGCTCGTCCCACTTGGGATGCTGGATGGCGATCACCGCCGCCTCCTTCACCGCCGGGTGGCCCATGATGGCGTTCTCCAGATCCACCGAACTGATCCACTCGCCACCCGACTTGATGAGGTCTTTCGTTCGGTCGGTGAGCTTGACGAACCCTTCGGGGTCGATTGTCGCCACGTCTCCGGTCCGGAACCAGCCGTCGGCGGTGAACTTGTCGTCAGAATTCTCAAGCCGGTAGTAGCTCGACGCCACGTACGGCCCACGAACCTGAAGTTCGCCCATCGTCTCCCCGTCCCACGGAGCCTCGCCCTTCTCGTTCACGATACGGGTATCGACCAATGGCACCGGAAGCCCCTGTTTCGCGCGGATGGCATACTTCTCGTCCTCGGTGCAGCCCGCCTGCGACGCTTTCAGCTGACTGCAGGTGCCGAGCGGCGACAGCTCGGTCATTCCCCACAAGTGAATAATTCTCATGCCAAACCGGTCGAGCTTGCGCATCAGGGCCTCGGGAACGGCCGATCCGCCCACCGCCATCCGGACCTCGGACTGGAACTTCCAGCGGGACGGCTCCTTTTCGAGCGCCTCCAGGATGCCAAGCCAGATGGTCGGGACCCCGGCGCTGAAGGTGACGCGCTCGCCCGCAAAAAAATCCAGCAGGTTTGCCGCATCCAGGTGCGGCCCTGGAAACACCTGACGCGCCCCCACCATCACGCAGATGAACGGCAGCCCCCAGGCATTCGCATGGAACATGGGCACCACCGGCATCACCGTATCGTGCTGGGAAAGGCCATGAACGTCCGGCAGCGCCGAGACGAGCGAATGCAGCGCGATGGCCCGGTGAGAATAGAGGACGCCTTTCGGGTTACCCGTGGTACCGCTCGTGTAGCAGATACCCATCGCCTCGTTCTCGTCGATGTCGGGATACCTGAAATCCTCGCTGCCGCTGTCAATAAACTTCTCGTAGTCCTCCATTCCGGCCGGAACCGGCCCCTTGAACGGAACAACGATCACTTTTTCAAACTTCACCCGGTCCTTGAACTGGTCGTAGAGCGGGAGCAGCACGTCATCGACGATCAGGAAACGGTCTTCGGCGTGGTTGGCGATATAGGCGAGGTCGTCCGCAAAGAGCCGCAGGTTCAGGGTATGCAAGACGCCGCCTGCCGCCGGAATGCCGAAGTAGCACTCCAGATGCCGCCAGTGGTTCCAGGAAAGCGTCGCCACGCGGTCCCCGCGTTTCATGCCCGCTTTCGTGAGCGCCGATGCGAGTTTTTTCGTCCGGCGGTAGAACTCGCCGTACGTCGTCCGGTGGATCGACTTGTCGGGCAAACGCGTCACGATCTCCGTTTTCGGGAAAAGCTTTCCGGCCCGCTCCAGCATGAAAGGAAGCGTCAGCGGGTAGTTCATCATCAGGCCGTCCATGCAGGCGGTCCTCCTTGGGATACAGGTCCAGTTCAGACCGGAAATATGTAACCGCCCGGCAGGATGAAGGCCAGACGGTGCGGCCGCAAGTTCACGCCCCCTTGGGCCGGAATGCCTTGATGACGGTGTCGTCGGTTTCGAGCCGGGGACCGTCAACAAGATCAATACAGTAGGGAACGGCGGGGAAAACGGCATCGAGGCATTCACGGATCGACTTGGGCTTTCCCGGCAGGTTGATGATGAGCGTCGATCCGCGTGTCCCGGCGATCTGGCGCGACAGTATCGCCGTCGGGACAAACCTGAGCGACACCGCCCGCATCTGCTCGCCAAAACCATCCAGAATCTTGTCGCAAATATTCTCCGTCGCCTCGGGCGTCACATCGCGTTTCGCCGGGCCCGTGCCGCCCGTCGTGAGAACGAGGCTGCACTTTTCCCGGTCCGCCAGCTCGATAAGTGTCTTTTCGATCACCGGCTGCTCGTCCGGAATGAGGCGGTAAACCTCCTCCCACGGACTTTTGAGATAGGCCTTCAGGGTGTCCCTGATGGCGGGGCCGGAGAGGTCTTCATATACGCCCGTCGAGGCGCGGTCGGAGATGGTGACGATGCCGATACGGATGGGTAATGACATGGAGACATGAGTAGCACGGAACCGGCCGGGGCAGGTAGGCTCATTTCCCGATGGAAACAGTCATCGACAACCGGGAGGTCCGGCACGATTTCGTGGAGCCGCCGCGCCGGATCATCTCTCTGGTGCCCAGCCTGAGCGAGACCGTGGCCGAACTCGCCGGGGTGGATGCGCTCATCGGCGTGACCAGGTTCTGCAAGCACCCGGCAGGGCTTCGTGAACGGATCGCCACCGTGGGCGGCACCAAGGATCCCGATATCCGGAAGATCGCCGCCCTCCAGCCCGATCTCGTTCTCGTCAATGAAGAAGAAAACCGCATGGAGGATTACGAAAAACTCCGCTCGGCCGGCCTGCCCGTCTTCGCCACCGGCCCCCGGACTTTCACCGAAGGGCTCACCCTGCTCCGCCAGATCGGGCGCATTCTGGGCCGGGTCAGGGAAGCCGATGCCATCGCCACGGCGGCTGAGACAAGGGCCGAGAAAATCCGCGCCGAGAGGCCCGGCCGGGGATTGAGGCTCTTTTATCCCGTCTGGAACCGGCCCCTGATGACCATCAGCGGTGACACCTACATCCACGATGTCATCACGCTGTTCGGCTTCGCCAACCCGTTCGCGCCCAAGCGGGACCGTTACCCGGAGATCACCGAGGCCGAACTCGAAAAGGCGCTGCCGCAGGTGATCGTGCTGCCGGATGAGCCGTATGAGTTCCGCCCCGAGCACCGAGCCGACTGGCTGATGAAGAGCCAGTATCCGGCGGCCCGCCGGCTGCAGGTCCACCTCGCTGACGGATCGTATTTCTGCTGGTATGGCGTGCGGCAGCTGGCCGCGTTAAACTATATTGAAAGACTTCTCACCTGACGGAGTAACAACCAGATGCGACGTGCCACCATTTTCCGGCTGTCCGGGCCGGCCCCCCTGCTTGTTCTTGCTGCCATACTGGCCTCGGGTTCCGGCGCCGCCGCGCAGGAACTGGGAGTTTCCCGCATCGAAAGCTGCCAGCCGCTCGCCGACAAGCGGGTCCAGTGTTCGGTGGTCGCCTCAAAGGTGAACTGTGCCAGCCGGCGGTTTACCGATCCGCACCAGGACGCCCCGCCACTGACCTTGCCGGAGAAGACTGCCAGGCAGCAGAAGGGCCGCTGGAAACTCGGCCAGCTCAACATCCCGTCCCAGTGCGAGCCGTTCATTGTCGAGGAGATGTCCGAGGGAATCCTTGCCGTCTTCATCGACACGGCCAAACTCGGTGCCGATGGCTATGTCGAGACTGGCGGGGCCCCAGCCGGACAGACAGCCGCTGCGGCGCCCATTGCCCCCGTTTCGTCGGCCGCCATCGTAGGCCCCGAAGGGGCGGCCTCGCCCAAACCCATCGGCGAGCAGGTGGAGCAGGCCTCCGGGATTCCCCTGCTGGCAGGAGATTTCGTGCGTGTCCGGCAGCCGCGGCCAGCCGGCAGCCGCGACGAGAGCGACTATGCCTATGTGAGCGTCCGGGACGGATATCCCGTCTGGCATGTGCGCGGGGCGGCCACGCTTGCCATGAACCGCCCGCTGAACGGGCTCCCCCACACGGTCTGGCTGCTGGTCCATGCGGGTGCGGAACCCCACGACCGGATCGAGGCGGAACTCGTCCGTTCC
This genomic interval carries:
- a CDS encoding ABC transporter substrate-binding protein, yielding METVIDNREVRHDFVEPPRRIISLVPSLSETVAELAGVDALIGVTRFCKHPAGLRERIATVGGTKDPDIRKIAALQPDLVLVNEEENRMEDYEKLRSAGLPVFATGPRTFTEGLTLLRQIGRILGRVREADAIATAAETRAEKIRAERPGRGLRLFYPVWNRPLMTISGDTYIHDVITLFGFANPFAPKRDRYPEITEAELEKALPQVIVLPDEPYEFRPEHRADWLMKSQYPAARRLQVHLADGSYFCWYGVRQLAALNYIERLLT
- a CDS encoding CHAD domain-containing protein, which translates into the protein MSKHAASPSNHLLRSINRTWDCYERCRSRYRRKGSERSIHDLRVATRRLLAMFDLYGPLLGDDGADMVKKARKRAKEDMGSLGPLRDAQVQLRLLPSVLSVNAPLEPLVKELRSEEKKLSKKRVPARKAGTPKSIRRAVRQIRSLTQKAGTRDETSTALAISLGRISRREFQKVVRLAALVDADEPVTIHRLRVPFKKFRYMREFMASVPPGVSRQQIGSMRRFQAAMGAVQDICVLEKRIASYSGAAPAPLKSGAKAALRKVRSERDRRIREFIQLLPELESFREPPETMRSSWRP
- a CDS encoding riboflavin synthase, encoding MFTGLIIDRGKITGRRALPGGETAGVVLTVQTKLDTGDFELGESIAVSGTCLTVTKIHRDGFEADVSRESLNKTKLGSVAVGSEVNLERALRAADRLGGHIVQGHVDGVGELLSAEPVGESHKLTFRVPDTIAPYLIPKGSVAVDGVSLTVNEVQGAEFTVNIIPVTWSETALGTLKKGDPVNLEADVLAKYVERLLAVRLGPAVAGKAGGSKIDLRFLAEHGFLE
- the mog gene encoding molybdopterin adenylyltransferase, whose amino-acid sequence is MSLPIRIGIVTISDRASTGVYEDLSGPAIRDTLKAYLKSPWEEVYRLIPDEQPVIEKTLIELADREKCSLVLTTGGTGPAKRDVTPEATENICDKILDGFGEQMRAVSLRFVPTAILSRQIAGTRGSTLIINLPGKPKSIRECLDAVFPAVPYCIDLVDGPRLETDDTVIKAFRPKGA
- a CDS encoding long-chain fatty acid--CoA ligase; translated protein: MDGLMMNYPLTLPFMLERAGKLFPKTEIVTRLPDKSIHRTTYGEFYRRTKKLASALTKAGMKRGDRVATLSWNHWRHLECYFGIPAAGGVLHTLNLRLFADDLAYIANHAEDRFLIVDDVLLPLYDQFKDRVKFEKVIVVPFKGPVPAGMEDYEKFIDSGSEDFRYPDIDENEAMGICYTSGTTGNPKGVLYSHRAIALHSLVSALPDVHGLSQHDTVMPVVPMFHANAWGLPFICVMVGARQVFPGPHLDAANLLDFFAGERVTFSAGVPTIWLGILEALEKEPSRWKFQSEVRMAVGGSAVPEALMRKLDRFGMRIIHLWGMTELSPLGTCSQLKASQAGCTEDEKYAIRAKQGLPVPLVDTRIVNEKGEAPWDGETMGELQVRGPYVASSYYRLENSDDKFTADGWFRTGDVATIDPEGFVKLTDRTKDLIKSGGEWISSVDLENAIMGHPAVKEAAVIAIQHPKWDERPLAVVVLKDGQKATADDIRQYLASRFAKWWLPDAVEFADAIPRTSTGKFLKTALRDRYKDWKWQ
- the ribD gene encoding bifunctional diaminohydroxyphosphoribosylaminopyrimidine deaminase/5-amino-6-(5-phosphoribosylamino)uracil reductase RibD, which gives rise to MSGPKRPARPVKLHPQREADRKFMARALELAARGKGKTSPNPIVGSVVVKGGKIIAEGYHRGPGLPHAEAEALARAGRRAKGATVYVTLTPCNLEGQVPPCTSGLIAAGVKRVVIASDDPHPKADGALQRLRRSGIEVTTGILKDEAGRLNEIFLTWAGTGTPFTVVKLAASLDGKIATRTGQSKYITGRESLRRVHEWRDLYDAVCVGVGTVLADDPELNVRFTRRTGADPAVVIVDSRLRTPPTARLFRNRRTKKIIATTGRGGAARRRVLEKAGARVVELTDRNGQVDLPRLWRYLGLERITGVLVEGGPTLGWSLIELGLADRFALFLAPRIIGGALAPGVLGGSGVEKLAGAIPVRDLATERLGNDLLVTGELDRRYRAR
- a CDS encoding DUF2238 domain-containing protein, with product MTSSRAERIALVALTVLALVLSGWSPFDRLTWFLEVLPVLIGLPLAILTFDRFPLTPLLYRLLFFHSLGLILGGHYTYARVPAGDWMRDVFSLSRNPYDRFGHFVQGFVPAILARELLLRLTPLKPGKWLFFIVVSFCLAFSAVYELMEWLAAVIIGQGANEFLGMQGDEWDTQWDMFLALVGAALSLLLLSGVHGRQLERIVSGGSRNDSSSGSN
- a CDS encoding bifunctional 3,4-dihydroxy-2-butanone-4-phosphate synthase/GTP cyclohydrolase II, which codes for MPLSRVEDAMRDLREGKMIIMVDDEDRENEGDLVMAAQFATPEAVNFMAKHGRGLICLTLTEERAGHLNLPLMVRENTSQFGTAFTVSIEARTGVTTGISAADRARTIHVAIDDSSTASDLSRPGHVFPLIARPGGVLQRTGQTEGSVDICRMAGVKPYGVICEIMKDDGTMARMPDLERFAAEWNLKIISVADIIRYRLWKERLVHRVSEGRLPTQYGEFRIIVYHNDVDSHEHVALIKGDVTDGEPTLVRVHSSCVTGDIFNSLRCDCGEQLHAAMRMVERAGKGVVLYLIQEGRGIGLANKIKAYNLQDGGMDTVEANIALGFKPDLRDFGIGAQILVDLGLKKLRLMTNNPKKIVGLEAYGMEVVDRVPIEIEPSQENLRYLKTKRDKLGHLLRIMPDGE
- a CDS encoding ATP-binding cassette domain-containing protein; translation: MISADNITLRFGARTLFEDVTTEFTPGNCYGVIGANGAGKSTFLKILSGEIDPDTGKVHTAKGSRVSFLRQNQFEFDDFTVINTVIRGHEKLYGIMTERDALYAKPDFSDADGMRTADLEAQFTEIGGWEAVSEAASLLSNLGIPEPLHEMKMRDLDGALKVRVLLAQALFGNPDVLLMDEPTNGLDPDSILWLEEFLYNFQNTVIVVSHDRHFLDRVCTHILDIDYQKIRLYTGNYSFWYQASQLALRQTQDQNKQKEEKIKELKEFIARFSANASKARQATSRKRLLDKISLDEIKPSSRRYPSILFKAERESGRSILSVAGLTKAVEDQKVLENFSLSVQRGEKIAFVGKSSLPATVLFQILEGTLQPDSGTVEWGSTAVPSFFPRDNGPYFETDLNLIEWLRQYSKEQTEGYIRGFLGRMLFSGDEAKKNARVLSGGERVRCMLSKMMVHGGNVLVMDEPTNHLDLEAITALNDALVDFSGTVLFSSRDHQFIQTVANRIVEIAPKGVLDVNMPFDAYLEDSRVREQRQLLYAA